In Prunus dulcis chromosome 2, ALMONDv2, whole genome shotgun sequence, a single genomic region encodes these proteins:
- the LOC117617142 gene encoding pentatricopeptide repeat-containing protein At2g19280, whose protein sequence is MFTLLRLLMTGLLSIINVYASQLKLIFRRRSTLRYYSSVNSALSSIILSEDETSTLEDTVAADNGFFLSAKSYPTDFRGINELYCGEDDVCEPVDTGFLFSINERPDEDEMKRLMLILAKRGWNLGCQNGYNIYLNQLNTIELLNDLFEETLDAKLVLYFFKWSECCSGSKHTVRTICRMIHILVSGNLNHRAVDLILRLVRNHGDEESCDSLLEVLYETHSEIRVLETTCSMLVNGYIQEGMVNMALKIACQMKHLNIFPSNGVCNSLLQALLGSKQLELAWDFLEVMRTRGMGLNAAMMSLFINKYCSEGDLESGWKLLLEMKIYGIQPDVVSFTIVINSLCKMSYLNEATALLFKMTQLGISPDPVLLSSIIDGHCKLGQTEVAISILKIFNTPLNIFIYNSFISKLCTDGNMAEASSLFHEMSMLGLLPDCFCYSTIIDGYCKVRDIDRAFQYFGKMLKNGITPCVTTYTSLIDAYCKSGNMEMAEYSFHKMISEGLAPDIVTFNTLMDGFGRKGHLQKVFGLLDMMNSSNVSPDIVTYNTLIHSLVTRGFVIEAKEILFELIKRGFSLDVVTFTNLIDGFSKKGNFEEAFFVWFYMSEHDVKPDVVTCSALLNGYCRERRIEEANVLFHKMLNIGLRPDLILYNTLIHGHCSFGSLDDACTLISMMIEHGIFPNNITHQALVLGFRKKRVMNPVETANLKLQQILLKYGIHVDVDEYLREQPGSCKQLPA, encoded by the coding sequence ATGTTCACTCTTTTAAGGTTGTTGATGACGGGTTTGTTGTCAATCATCAATGTGTACGCATCCCAATTGAAGCTGATATTCAGGAGGAGAAGTACACTGAGATATTATTCTTCTGTGAATTCAGCACTATCTTCCATAATTCTGTCAGAGGATGAAACCTCAACACTTGAAGATACCGTTGCTGCTGATAATGGTTTTTTTCTGAGTGCAAAAAGCTATCCTACTGACTTTAGAGGAATAAACGAACTTTATTGTGGTGAAGATGACGTTTGTGAGCCTGTTGACACtggtttcttgttttccaTTAATGAGAGACCAGATGAAGATGAAATGAAAAGATTAATGTTAATACTCGCAAAGCGTGGATGGAATCTTGGTTGTCAAAATGGGTATAATATCTATCTGAATCAGTTGAACACTATAGAGCTTTTGAACGATCTGTTTGAGGAGACTTTGGATGCTAAACTTGTTCTATACTTCTTCAAGTGGTCAGAATGCTGTTCTGGATCAAAGCATACAGTACGAACCATATGTAGAATGATCCATATTTTGGTTTCTGGGAACCTGAATCATAGAGCAGTGGATCTGATATTGCGTCTTGTGAGAAATCATGGTGACGAGGAGTCATGTGATTCATTGCTAGAAGTCCTTTATGAAACCCATAGCGAAATAAGGGTTTTAGAAACCACATGTAGCATGCTTGTCAATGGTTATATTCAGGAAGGCATGGTGAACATGGCTTTAAAAATAGCATGTCAAATGAAGCACCTAAACATCTTTCCTTCAAATGGGGTGTGTAACTCACTACTGCAGGCATTATTAGGATCAAAGCAGTTGGAATTGGCATGGGATTTTCTGGAAGTTATGCGGACAAGAGGGATGGGTTTAAATGCAGCTATGATGAGCTTATTCATTAATAAGTACTGTAGTGAGGGTGATCTGGAAAGTGGTTGGAAGTTGCTCttggaaatgaaaatttatggGATTCAACCTGATGTGGTTTCATTTACAATTGTTATTAACTCACTTTGCAAGATGTCTTATCTGAATGAAGCCACCGCTTTATTGTTTAAGATGACTCAGTTGGGTATTTCTCCTGATCCAGTTCTACTTAGTTCAATTATTGATGGTCACTGTAAGCTGGGGCAGACAGAGGTAGCAATAAGCATATTGAAGATTTTCAATACTCCCctcaatattttcatatacAATAGCTTCATTTCAAAGTTATGCACAGATGGTAATATGGCTGAAGCTTCTAGCCTGTTTCATGAGATGTCTATGTTGGGCTTGCTCCCTGATTGCTTTTGTTACTCTACTATAATTGATGGATACTGCAAAGTGAGAGACATTGATAGAGCTTTTCAGTATTTTGggaaaatgttaaaaaatgGAATCACACCATGTGTTACCACATACACATCCCTCATTGATGCTTATTGTAAGTCTGGAAACATGGAAATGGCAGAATATTCGTTTCACAAGATGATTTCGGAGGGTTTGGCACCTGATATTGTTACATTCAACACCTTAATGGATGGCTTTGGTAGGAAGGGACACTTACAAAAGGTTTTTGGGCTCTTAGATATGATGAATTCTTCCAATGTTTCACCTGATATTGTGACATATAACACTCTCATTCATAGTCTAGTCACAAGAGGATTTGTAATCGAGGCAAAAGAAATTTTGTTTGAGCTAATCAAAAGGGGTTTCTCTCTGGATGTGGTCACATTCACTAACCTTATTGATGGGTTTTCAAAGAAGGGGAACTTTGAGGAAGCCTTTTTTGTGTGGTTCTACATGAGCGAGCATGATGTGAAACCTGATGTAGTGACATGCAGTGCTCTTCTCAATGGATACTGTAGAGAGCGTCGAATAGAAGAAGCTAATGTTTTGTTTCACAAGATGCTTAATATTGGATTACGTCCAGATCTGATACTGTACAACACTCTGATTCATGGGCATTGTAGTTTTGGGAGCTTGGATGATGCATGCACCTTGATAAGTATGATGATTGAACATGGTATCTTTCCTAATAACATTACTCACCAGGCACTTGTCCTTGGGTTTAGAAAAAAGAGGGTAATGAATCCTGTAGAAACTGCAAATCTTAAGTTGCAACAGATACTGCTCAAATATGGTATTCATGTTGATGTTGATGAATATCTGAGAGAGCAACCAGGAAGCTGCAAGCAATTACCAGCTTGA